Within Protaetiibacter intestinalis, the genomic segment ACTCAACCAGCGGAGGTGTGGGACGCTGTGCGGGCTACTCAACCCGCGGCGGAGGGGCCGCCCCGCCCGCCTCCTCGGCCGCCGCGGGGGTGCGTGCGAGCATGGGCGCATGGAGTTGCGCGCCGCCGTCGAGGCGTACCTCGCCGAGCTGCGGCTCGAGCGCGGGTACTCGGTGCACACCGTGCGCGGCTACGGCCACGACCTCGCCGAGCTGGTCGGCTTCGCGGAGGGGCTCGGCGAGCGCGACACCGCGGCCCTCGACCTCGAGACGCTGCGCGACTGGCTCTGGCGCGGCGCCCAGGCGGGCCTCGCCGCCTCCACCCTCGGCCGCCGGGTGTCGTCCGCCCGCACCTTCACGGCGTGGCTCGCCCGCCGCGGGCTCGTCGAGCCGGATCCCGGACTGCGTCTGCGCACCCCGCGTGCCGGCCGACGCCTGCCGCGTGTGCTGACCCGAGCCCAGATGGACGGCATCCTCGAGTCGCTGCACGCCCGGGCCGCCGACGGCGACCCGCTCGCGGTGCGCGACGTCGCCGTCATCGAGCTGCTGTACGCCTCCGCGTTGCGCGTGAGCGAGCTCGTCGGGCTCGACCTCGACGATGTCGACCGCACCGCCCGCACCCTGCGCGTGCTCGGCAAGGGCGCCAAGGAGCGCGTCGTGCCGTTCGGCGCCCCCGCGGCGGCGGCGCTCGAGGACTACCTCGCCCGCGCGCGTCCCGCTCTGCGCACCGCAGCATCCAGCCCGGCGCTGCTGCTCGGTGCCCGCGGCGCCCGGCTCGGCACCCGCAGCGTGTACGAGCTGGTCGCCCGCGAGCTGCACGAGCTGCCCGGCACCGGCCCGTCCGGTCCGCACTCGCTGCGGCACACCGCCGCCACCCACCTGCTCGACGGCGGCGCCGACCTGCGCATCGTGCAGGAGCTCCTCGGCCACGCGAGCCTCGCCACCACGCAGCTCTACACCCACGTCTCCACCGAGCGCCTGCGCGAGAGCTACCGCCTCGCCCACCCCCGCGCCTGAACGACCTCCGCAACTCAGGAGAACCCCGCCTCGGCGCGCCTTCCGCCGCCGAAAGCGGTGCATCTCCTGAGTTGCGAAACCGCCCGTTTCCGCAACTCAGGAGATGCACCTCGTGGGCCGTGGTCGCGGCCCCAGACAGGGCGGATCTCCTGAGTTGCGAAAGCTGCGGGACGGGCGGTGGCGGATGCCGTCAGGGCAGCGGGAGCAGCACCGCCCGCGGCTGGCCGCCGAGGAAGAGCAGGGGCGACACGTAGGCGCCGTCGATCCGCGCCCCGAGGTGCAGGCACGCGGTGGCGCAGTGGCCCGCGACCAGGGTGCCGATCACCTGCCCGCGGCGCACGGCATCCCCCTCCCGCAGCTCGGTGCTCACGGGCTCGTAGCTCGAGAGCACGCCGCCCCCGTGGTCGATCGACAGCACCGGCCGATCGACCACCCAGCCCGCGAAGTGCACGACGCCGTCGGCGGGCGCGCGCACGACGGCGCCCTCGGGGGCGCGGATGTCGATGCCGCGGTGCCCGGAGGAGTACGGGGTGGCCGGCGCGAGGTACGGCCGCACGACCGGGTGGGGTGCGGCGACGGGCCACGCCCACAGCGACGCGGCGACGACCGCCGCCACCATCCGCCTCACCGGAACCCGCATCCGCCCATGCTTCCGCGGCGAGCGATCCCGCCGAGCCGATCGGCCCGCTCCCGGGGAGAAGCCCGCGGTCCGCGAGCGGGGGAGGGGCGGAGCGGCGGGGGCGGGGATGGTACAGTTGCACCAGCACCCGTTTCGGCGGGTGACTTCGCGTGCCCATCGTTCGTCAGAACGGCACAACGGCCCACATCCTTCGGTCCGCCTCGCACGAGGCGGCGGATGCTGCGCCGGGGCACCAGGGATCGCGGCCACCAGGTCCGCGGCAGACAACTGAGAACAGCGGGACGGCAGCGCCGTGCCCGCGAGAGAAGGAGAACGGCCATGGCCGTCGTCACCATCCGCCAGCTGCTCGACAGCGGCGTGCACTTCGGACACCAGACCCGTCGCTGGAACCCGAAGGTCAAGCGCTTCATCCTCACCGAGCGCAGCGGCATCCACATCATCGACCTGCAGAAGTCGCTGTCCTACATCGACAGCGCCTACGACTACGTCAAGGAGACGGTCGCCCACGGCGGCACCATCCTCTTCGTCGGCACCAAGAAGCAGGCCCAGGAGGCCATCGCCGAGCAGGCGACCCGCGTCGGCCAGCCCTACGTCAACCAGCGTTGGCTCGGCGGACTCCTCACCAACTTCCAGACGGTCTCCAAGCGTCTCGCGCGCATGAAGGAGCTCGAGGAGATCGACTTCGACGACACGACGAAGGGCTTCACCAAGAAGGAGCTCCTCATCAAGAAGCGCGAGCTCGACAAGCTGCACAAGACCCTCGGCGGTATCCGCAACCTCACCAAGACCCCGAGCGCGATCTGGGTCGTCGACTCGAAGCGCGAGCACCTCGCGGTCAACGAGGCCACCAAGCTCGGCATCCCGGTGATCGGCATCCTCGACACCAACGCCGACCCCGACGAGCTGCAGTACCCGATCCCGGGCAACGACGATGCGATCCGCTCGGTGGGCCTGCTCACCCGCATCATCGCCGACGCCGCGGCCGAGGGCCTCATCCAGCGCCACCAGAAGACCGAGGAGTCGGGCAACGTCTCCGCGGTCGAGCCGCTGGCCGAGTGGGAGCGCGAGCTGCTCGAGGCCTCGAGCAACCCCGAGTCGGTCGCCGAGCAGATCGAGGCCGTCGACAACCGTGTCGAGGGTGACGTGGAGGCGGGCGCCGTGGCCGAGGTCGTCGAGGCCGAGACCCCCGTCGCCGAGAACGACGCGGATGCCGTGGTCGCCGAGCACGAGGCCGCCGCCGACCCGACGCTCGTCCCCGAGCACGCGCCCGAGTCGGACGAGCTGACCGAGGCGAAGGCCGAGGTCGCGGAGGAGAAGCCCGCCCCCGCCAAGAAGCCCGCGGCCAAGAAGACCGCCGCCAAGTAATCCCGAACCAAGAGTTAGGAACCGAATCCATGGCCAACTTCAGCCTGGAAGACGTGAAGGCCCTGCGCGAGCGCCTCGGCACCGGCATGGTCGACACCAAGAACGCCCTCGTCGAGGCGGATGGCGACATCGAGAAGGCCGTCGAGATCCTGCGGCTCAAGGGTGCGAAGGGCAACGCGAAGCGTGCCGACCGTTCCACGAGCGAGGGCCTCGTCGCCGTCGTCGAGTCGGCGACCGCCGTGACGCTCATCGAGCTCGCCTGCGAGACCGACTTCGTCGCGAAGAACGACAAGTTCGTCGCGCTCGCCGAGAAGATCGTGGGCGCGCTCGCCGACTCGGGCGCCGAGACCGTGGATGCCGCCCTCGCGGTGGCCGTCGACGGCGGCACCGTGGGCTCGCTCATCGAGGACCAGGCCGCGACCCTCGGCGAGAAGGTCGAGCTGCGTCGCGTGGCCCGCATCGCCGGCGAGAAGTTCGCCGTCTACCTGCACCGCACCTCGAAGGACCTCCCGCCGCAGATCGGCGTCGTGGTCTCCTACACGGGGGACGACGCGGAGACCGCCCGCTCGATCGCGCAGCACATCTCGTTCGCCGACCCGAGCTACCTCTCGCGCGACGACGTGCCGGAGGCCGAGGTCGCCAACGAGCGTCGCATCGTCGAGCAGATCAGCCGCGAGGAGGGCAAGCCGGAGGCCGCCCTCCCGAAGATCGTCGAGGGCCGCGTGGGCGCCTTCTTCAAGCAGGTCGCCCTGCTCGAGCAGGACTACGCGCGCGACAACAAGCTCACCGTCGGCAAGGTTCTCGCCGACGCGGGTCTGACCGTGACGGGCTTCGCCCGCTTCAAGGTCGGCGCCTGAGCAGCACCGCACGAGGAGGGGCCCCGGATCCGAGCGATCCGGGGCCCCTCCTCGTCGGGCGTGGGGACCGGGTACGATTCTTGACGGCCCACCCGCCGCATCCCCCCGGAAGGACCCCCATGCCGAACCGCCGCCGCCGCGTCCTCCTCAAGCTCTCGGGTGAGGCGTTCGGCGCCGGTTCCCTCGGCGTCAACCCGGATGTCATCGCCGGCATCGCGAAGGAGATCGCGGCCGCGACCCCGCGCGACGAGGACGACCCGGACGGCGTCGAGGTCGCGGTGGTCGTCGGGGGCGGCAACTTCTTCCGCGGCGCCGAGCTCAGCCAGCGCGGCATGGACCGCGGCCGCGCCGACTACATGGGCATGCTCGGCACCGTCATGAACGCGCTCGCCCTGCAGGACTTCCTCGAGCAGGCGGGCGCCCAGGTGCGCGTGCAGTCCGCGATCGCCATGACCCAGGTGGCCGAGCCCTACATCCCGCTGCGTGCCGAACGGCACCTCGAGAAGGGCCGCGTCGTCATCTTCGGCGCGGGCGCGGGCCTGCCCTACTTCTCCACCGACACCGTCTCCGCCCAGCGCGCCCTCGAGATCGGTGCGGATGCCGTGCTGGTCGCCAAGAACGGCGTCGACGGCGTCTACGACGACGACCCGCGCAAGAACCCGAACGCGAAGAAGCTCGACACGATCAGCTACCAGCAGGCGCTCGTGCAGGGCCTCAAGGTGGTCGACTCGACCGCGTTCAGCCTCTGCATGGACAACGGCATGCCGATGCTCGTGTTCGGCATGGAGCCCGCGGGCAACATCACGAAGGCGCTCGAGGGCGAGCACATCGGCACCCTCGTGACTGCCTGAGCGGCGAGATGAACGACCGCTACGGCGAGGACGTCCTCGCGGGCGACTGGCGCGCCCGCGGCCGCAAGGTCGTGCCGCAGCTGGCCGCCGAGCGCGGGCTCGTCGTCGAACTGCCGGACGGCTTCGTGGGCGCCGTCGTCGGCGTCGAGAAGGGCAACGTGGGCCTCGAGGATCGCGGCGGACGGGTGCGCTGGTTCCCGCTGGGCGGCGGCTTCCTCGTCGACGGCGAGGCCGCCGTGCTGACCGTGCCGAAGGCTGCGGCCCCGGGTCGGGCCTACACGGCATCCGGATCGCGCGCCGCCCCGGCCCAGCGCGCCCGGGTGGCGCGCGCGAGCCGCATCTACGTCGAGGGTCGCCACGACGCGGAGCTCGTCGAGAAGGTGTGGGGTGCGGACCTGCGGGCAGAGGGCGTCGTGGTCGAGTTCCTCGCCGGCGTCGACCACCTGCCCGCCGCCCTCGCCGAGGTGGGCCCGGATGCCACGCGCCGCATCGGGGTGCTCGTCGACCATCTCGTGCCCGGCTCCAAGGAGGCCCGCATCGCGCAGCAGGTGCAGGGACCGCACGTGCTCGTCGTGGGCCACCCCTACATCGACGTGTGGCAGGCGGTGCGCCCCGAGCGCCTCGGTGTCCTCGAGTGGCCCGTCATCCCGCGCGGCGTCGAGTGGAAGCACGGGGTCTGCGAGGCCCTCGGCTGGCCGCACGCCGACCAGGCGGACATCGCGGCGGCCTGGCAGCGCATCCTCGGCCGGGTGCGCGGCTACACGGATCTCGAGCCGAGTCTGCTGGGTCGTGTCGAGCAGCTCATCGACTTCGTCACGGCATCCGATCAGTAAGCTTGAGCCGGTATCGACCGGAGCACCGAAGGAGCCACCCCCGTGATCAGTGACGTTCTCGCCGAGGCCAAGGAGAAGATGAACCGGGCCGTCGAGGTGGCCAAGGACGACTTCGCGACGGTGCGGACCGGGCGGGCGAACCCCGCGCTGTTCCAGAAGCTCCTCGTGGAGTACTACGGCACGCCGACGCCGCTCGCGCAGCTCGCCGGCCTGCAGAACCCCGAGGCCCGGGTGCTCATCATCACGCCGTACGACAAGGCGGCGCTCAAGGACATCGAGAAGGCCATCGTCGCGGCCTCCCACCTCGGCGCGACGCCCAACAACGACGGCAACATCATCCGCGTGACCATGCCCGAGCTGACCGAGGAGCGCCGCAAGGACTACGTGAAGCTCGTGCGGTCGAAGGGCGAGGACGCGAAGATCGTGCTGCGCAACCTCCGGCGCAAGGCGAAGGACGACCTCGACGCCACCAAGGAGGTCGGCGAGGACGAGATCGCCCGGGCCGAGAAGGAGCTCGACTCCCTCACGAAGTCCCACGTCGACGCGATCGACGAGGCCCTCAAGCGCAAGGAAGCCGAGCTGCTCGAGGTCTGATGGACGACGATCGCGACTCCGAACCCGCCGGCGCCGCGCCCCGGAGGCGTTCCTCGCGCGAGGAGTTCGAGGCGCGGGCCCATCAGACGCGCCTCGACATCGAGGCGCAGGCGCTGCATGCGAAGGACGAGTTCGAGGCGCAGGTCAAGCTCGCGCGCGAGCAATTCGACGCGACCCAGGAGAAGATCAACGCCCGCACGGGCCGCAACCTGCTCGCGGCGATCGGCATCGGCGTCGTGCTCGGCGGCGCCCTGCTCGTGAGCCTGCTGTTCTACACCGAGCTGTTCATGCTGTTCGCCGGGGTGCTCATCGGCTTCACGGTTTTCGAGCTCTCGACCGCGCTGCGCGGGCAGGGGCGCGACGTGCCGCGCGTCGCCTCCGTCGTCGTCGCCCTCGCCGTCGTCCCCGTCGCCTTCTACTGGCACGTGCCGGGTCTCTGGTTCGCGATCATCGGGGCGGTGCTCGTGATCACCCTGTGGCGCATCGGGGAGCTCGTGCGCCCGAGCCACCGCGGACCGGCGCGGGTCGTGTTCTTCGACATCGGCGCGGGGCTCTTCGTGCAGCTCTACATCACCTTCCTCGCGGGCTTCTACGTCGTGCTCGCGGGCGAGAAGGAGAACGGCGGCCAGTGGTGGCTGCTCGCGGCGCTCATCATCGTCGTCACGACGGATGTGGGGGCCTACGCGGCGGGGCTCACCTTCGGCAAGCACAAGATGGCGCCGAAGATCAGCCCCGGGAAGACCTGGGAGGGCTTCGCGGGCGCGGCGATCGCGGCGATGACCGCGGGCAGCCTGCTCGCCTGGCTCATGCTCGGCCAGCCGTGGTGGGAGGGCACCATCATGGGCCTCACCCTCATGCTCGTGGGCACGATGGGCGATCTCATCGAGTCGCTCATCAAGCGCGAGCTCGGCATCAAGGACATCTCGGGCTGGCTGCCGGGTCACGGCGGGTTCCTCGACCGGCTCGACTCGATCCTGCCGTCCGCGGCGGTCGCGTACGCCTTCTTCCTCATCTTCCACTGAGTTCTCCGGCGCCGCGATAATCCGCGGCGCGTGCCGGTTTCGGGCACGAGCGCGGTCGCGCCCGAAACCGGTCCCGAATCGATCGAAGTAACATGTCGGAGTGAGCATGACCTTCCCCCGCGCGCGCAAGGGCCGTCTCGGATACGACATCGACGAGGTCGAGGAGTTCCTCGAAGACGCCCGCCGCGCGTACACCGCCGACCACCCGGACGCGACCCTGGTCAACGCGGACAGCATCCGCACCACCGCCTTCTCGATGCGCAAGAGCGGCTACTCGACGACCCACGTGGATGCCGCACTCGAGCGCCTGGAGGACGCCTTCGCAGCCCGTGAGCGCGAGCGCGAGATCGCCCAGCTGGGCGAGGAGGGCTGGTACGCGCAGGCGCGCGAGACCGCGCAGGCGATCCTCGACCGCAGCGTGCGACCCGCCGGCAAGAGGTTCCAGCGGGTCAGCATCCTCACCGTCGGGTACTCGGTCCGCGACGTCGACGCGTTCGCCGACCGCATCGCCGGCTACTTCCAGTCGGGCGAGGCGCTCACCCCCGAGGATGTGCGCACGGTGGCGTTCCGGCCCCAGCGCGGCGGCTATCGGGAGGCCCAGGTCGACCTGCTCCTCGACACCGTCACGCGCGTCATGCTGGCGGTCCGCTGAGCCTCCCCGGCATCCGCACCCCCCGGACGGGCGTCGCCGCGACCATGGTCCTCCCGGGAAGCGTGACTACACTGGTGCGACTGTGAGCGGATATCGGCGCCGGGGGACGTCCCTTGAGCCGCCCCAGGAGGCGGTCGCGGTCGTGCGCGCCTTCTCGCGCGCCCCCGTCCGCTCGCGGTTCATCCTCGGCGTGTTCGCCTATCTCGCCTCGATCGGGCTCGTCGCCGCACTGCTCGTGGAGCCCACCGGGCTCTCCTCCGCGGCGACCCTCGCGGCCGCGGGGGATGTCGCGGCGATCGCCGACGAGGAGGGTCAGACCCTGGAGGTGACGGCCGGCGACGACACGCACGCCCGCGACGGCTTCTCGGTCGTCAAGCCGAAGCCGGTCCACGCGGTCGCGCCCGCGGCGGGCACCCCGGACCCGGGCACCGCGAAGGCGATCGCCTACGACATGGTGATGGCGCGCGGCTGGAACCAGGCCGAGTACGACTGCCTCGTGGCGCTGTGGAACAAGGAATCCCACTGGAACGTGTACGCGCACAACACGAAGTCGGGCGCCTACGGCATCCCCCAGGCGCTGCCGGGCAGCAAGATGGCGAGCGCGGGCGCCGACTGGGCCGACAACCCCACCACCCAGATCACCTGGGGCCTCGGCTACGTCGCGGGCCGCTACGGCACGCCGTGCGGCGCGTGGACGCACTCGCAGAACAAGGGCTGGTACTGATCCGCCCCTGACCGGGTGCGCCGGGCTCGATACGATCGAGCATGGAATACGCGCTGGTGGCCATCGGGGGCATCATCGCGATCGTCGCCGCCGCGGCGTGGGGGCAGCGGCTCGGGGTGGCCGCGCCGCTCATCCTCGTGGTCATCGGTGTGGGCTACAGCCTCATCCCCGGGGTGCCGCCGATCGACGTGGAGCCCGACATCATCCTGCTGGGCGTGCTGCCGCCGCTGCTCTACGCGGCCGCCATCACGGTGCCGTTCGTCGACTTCCGGCGCGACTTCGCGGCGATCTCGGTGCTCTCGGTCGTGCTGGTGGTCGCGAGCGCGCTCGCAACCGGTTTCGTGCTGTTCATGATCCTGCCGAACCTCAACCTCGCGGCGGCGATCGCGCTCGGCGCGGTCATCTCGCCCACCGACGTCGTCGCGGCCACCTCCATCGCGAAGCGCGTGGGCCTGCCCGCCCGGCTCGTCTCGATCCTCGAGGGGGAGGGGCTCGTCAACGACGCGACGGCGCTCGTGCTGCTGCGCACCGCGATCGCGGCGACCGCGGCGACCGCGAGCGGGGCTGATGTGGTGGCCTGGAACGCGATCGGCCAGTTCTTCTACGCCGTGCTCGTGGCGATCGGGATCGGACTCGTCGTGGGCGTCATGGCCGTGTTCGTGCGACGCCGGCTCGACAATCCCATGCTCGACACCGCGATCTCGTTCGCGGTGCCGTTCATCGCCTTCATCCCCGCGGAGGAGCTGCACGGCTCGGGCGTCATCTCGGTCGTCGTCGCGGGGCTCTACAGCGGCCATCAGAGCGCGCGCGCGTTCACGGCGCAGTCGCGCATCTCCGAACGCTTCAACTGGCGCACCGTGCAGTTCGTGCTCGAGAACGGCGTCTTCCTGCTCATGGGCGCCCAGATCTCCACGATCATCGCCGACGTGCACGCCGACGACCTCTCGGTCGACCACGCGGTCATGCTGGGCCTGCTCATGACGGCCATGCTCATCGTCATCCGCTACGCCTTCGTCTGGCCGCTCGTGTTCGTCATGCGGGCGCGCGAGCAGCGCATCGACGAGCAGCAGACGATGCTGCAGCGCGCCCTCGAGCGGGTGCAGGGGATGACGGGGATGGGCGCCCGCTACGAACGACGACGGGCGGGCGTCGAGCGGCGGATCGACCGCCGGCGCAACGACCTCGCGCAGCTGCGGGCCGAGGGACTCGGGTGGCGCGGCGGCATCGTGCTCGGCTGGGCGGGGATGCGCGGGGTGGTCACGCTCGCGGCGGCCCAGTCGCTGCCGCGGTCCACGCCGTACTACGAGCAGCTCGTGCTCATCGCGTTCACCGTCGCCATCACGACCCTGCTCGTGCAGGGCGGCACCCTGCCCTACCTCATCCGGATCACCGGCATCCGCGGTTCCGACCGGGCGGCCGACCGCCGCGAGCTCGCGACGCTGCTCGACGAGATGTCGCGCGCGGCGCTCGAGGTGCTCGACCGCGACGAGGTGACGATCGTGGGGATCCCGGTGGATCGCACGATCGTCGAGCGGGTGCGGGAGGACACCCTGCTGGCCGGCCAGGCGGCGTGGGAGCGTGCGGAGCAGGCCGACAAGGTCGACGGCCTCGTCGACTCGCCGCACCAGCAGTACCGGCTGCTGCGGCGCGAGGTGCTCGCCGCCGAGCGCGACGTGCTGCTCGAGGCGACCTCGCGCGGCGCCTACCCCTCGCGCATCCTGCGGCGGGCGCAGGCGCTGCTCGACCTCGAGGAGGCCCGGCTGCAGCAGATCGACACCGGCGGGCGCGTCGAGGAGTAGTTCGTAGAATCGAGGCATGCCCCGTTCGCGTCGCCCGCACCGCCCGCGCGATGCGGAGCCCGAACCGCTCGACCTCGAGCGCATCCTGGGCGGTGCGCGGCACACCGAGCAGCGCCGCGACGGCGCCTGGAACGTGCAGCCGCAGAGCGCGGCGTCGGCCGTCAAGGAGTACACCTGCCCCGGATGCGGGCTCGTCATCCCGGTCGGCACCGCCCACGTCGTCGCCTGGCGCGCCGACGGCCTGTTCGGCGAGGCCGACGACCTGGCCGCGCGGCGGCACTGGCACACCCACTGCTGGAGGATCCGCACGTGAGCATCGAGATCACGGGCGGCGTCGAGCTGCCCGCCTTCCGCGAGGACGTCGAGCTGCGCACGGCCGACGCCCTGACGCTCGTCGGCGAGCTCTCCCTGCCCGAGACGGCCGATCCCGTCGCGACGCTCGTGTGCCTGCACCCGCTGCCGACGCACGGCGGCTTCATGGACTCGCACATCATCCGCAAGGCCGCCGCCCGGCTGCCGGCGCTCGCCGAGCTGGCCGTGCTGCGCTTCAACTTCCGCGGCGTCACCTCGCCGCGCGGCACGAGCGAGGGCGCGTTCGGCCACGGGGTCGACGAGCGCCACGACCTCGCGGCGGCGATGGCCTTCGTCGCCCAGCGCGGCCTGCCGCGGCCGTGGCTCGTCGGCTGGTCGTTCGGCACCGAGGTGGCGCTCAAGTGGGGGCTCGAGCACCCGGTCGAGGGTGCCATCCTGCTGTCGCCGCCGCTGCGGCGCACGAGCGAGGACGAGCTCGCCGCCTGGGCGGGCAGCGGCAAGCGCCTCGTCGCGATCGTGCCCGAGCTCGACGACTACCTGCAGCCCCCGGAGGCGATCGCCCGTTTCGGCGCGGCGGTGCCGGAGGCGGAGGTCGTGGCGGTCGAGGGCGGCAAGCACCTGTGGGTGGGGGAGAAGCAGACCGCGCGCGTGCTCACCGAGATCGTGCGCGTCGTGAACCCCGACGCCCTGCCGCTGCCGACGGAGTGGCCGGCTCCCTGACTCAGAGCTCGTTCTGGCGGGGGATGATGACCTGCTTGACGATGATGAGGATCGACGCCGCCACCGGGATCGCGACGAGCGCCCCCAGGATGCCGAGCAGCGTGCCGCCCGCGAGGGCCGCGATGACGACGACGACGCCGGGCACCTTGACCGCCCGGTTCATGATGTTGGGGCTCAGCACGTAGGCCTCGACCTGCATGTAGACGATGTACCAGATGCCCACGATCAGCACGGCGGGCCATCCGTCGAACAGCCACACGAGCGCCGTGATGATGACCGATCCGGTGATGGTGCCGACGAGCGGCACGAGCGAGAACAGGAACGCGATGAACGCCAGCAGGGCGGCGTACTCGATCGGGTCGCCGAGGACCCAGCCGAGCACCGTCAGGAACAGGAAGCTCAGCACGCCGTTGCAGGCGCCGAGCGCCACCTGGCCGACCACGTAGCGGCCGACCGAGGTCGAGATCTGCTCGGAGATGTCGATGAACTTCGCACGCTTGCTCGCGGGCACCAGCTGGTACATGGCCCGCTTGATGCCGCCGAGCGAGGCGACGAAGTACAGCATCAGGATGAGCACGATGAGCCCGCCGAACAGCCCGCTCGCGACCGTGATGACGGTGCTCAGCACGCCCGAGGTGATGTTCTGCAGGTTGTCGGTGAACCAGGTCTGCACGTTGGCGACGACGTCGTCGTACTTGAGCCAGGGGATGGTCGCCTCCCACCACTCCTGCACGGCCTGCTGGTCGGCGATCGTCTCGACGAGCTTCGGCACCTGCTGGATGAGGGTGCCGACCTGGTCGGCGATGACCGGGATGATCGCGAAGATGAATCCGGCGAAGACTCCGAGGATCAGCACGAGCACGATGACGATCGCGAGCGGCCTCGGCACCTTGTGCCGTTCGAGGAACGACACCGCCGGGTCGACGCCGAGGGCGAGGAAGAGCGCCGCGCCGACGTAGGTGAGGATGGTCGCGAGGTTGCCGATCCCTGCCCCCAGCACGACCGCGACGAGCACGCCGAGCCCGCCGAACAGGCCGAGCCGGAACGCGTTCTGGATCTTCATCGCCGACCCCTCCGCACCCCGCACCCTGCGCGGTGTAGGGACAGGGTAGCGTCAGGCCTCCGTGGCGGCGTGCGCCGTCTCCCGAGTGTCCGCGGTCTCGTGCTCGGCGTCCGCGTCGGGTGCGAGATCCGCCTCGAGGTCCGGCTCGATCTCCAGCTCGGGCTCGATCTCGGCGGATGCCGCCTCGATCGCCGCGGGAACGGGCTCGTCGGCGGGCACCGGGAAGTCGGCGGGGGCACCCATGAGCTTGTCGGCGCCCGCGATGAGCCCGCGCAGGCCCTCGAAGTAGCCGGCGACCGCCTCGCGTTCGACGCGCAGCTGCGCGAGGCGCTCCTCGGCATCCGCGACGAGCGCCTTGGCCTGGGCGTC encodes:
- a CDS encoding alpha/beta hydrolase, which gives rise to MSIEITGGVELPAFREDVELRTADALTLVGELSLPETADPVATLVCLHPLPTHGGFMDSHIIRKAAARLPALAELAVLRFNFRGVTSPRGTSEGAFGHGVDERHDLAAAMAFVAQRGLPRPWLVGWSFGTEVALKWGLEHPVEGAILLSPPLRRTSEDELAAWAGSGKRLVAIVPELDDYLQPPEAIARFGAAVPEAEVVAVEGGKHLWVGEKQTARVLTEIVRVVNPDALPLPTEWPAP
- a CDS encoding cation:proton antiporter; translation: MEYALVAIGGIIAIVAAAAWGQRLGVAAPLILVVIGVGYSLIPGVPPIDVEPDIILLGVLPPLLYAAAITVPFVDFRRDFAAISVLSVVLVVASALATGFVLFMILPNLNLAAAIALGAVISPTDVVAATSIAKRVGLPARLVSILEGEGLVNDATALVLLRTAIAATAATASGADVVAWNAIGQFFYAVLVAIGIGLVVGVMAVFVRRRLDNPMLDTAISFAVPFIAFIPAEELHGSGVISVVVAGLYSGHQSARAFTAQSRISERFNWRTVQFVLENGVFLLMGAQISTIIADVHADDLSVDHAVMLGLLMTAMLIVIRYAFVWPLVFVMRAREQRIDEQQTMLQRALERVQGMTGMGARYERRRAGVERRIDRRRNDLAQLRAEGLGWRGGIVLGWAGMRGVVTLAAAQSLPRSTPYYEQLVLIAFTVAITTLLVQGGTLPYLIRITGIRGSDRAADRRELATLLDEMSRAALEVLDRDEVTIVGIPVDRTIVERVREDTLLAGQAAWERAEQADKVDGLVDSPHQQYRLLRREVLAAERDVLLEATSRGAYPSRILRRAQALLDLEEARLQQIDTGGRVEE
- a CDS encoding AI-2E family transporter, which codes for MKIQNAFRLGLFGGLGVLVAVVLGAGIGNLATILTYVGAALFLALGVDPAVSFLERHKVPRPLAIVIVLVLILGVFAGFIFAIIPVIADQVGTLIQQVPKLVETIADQQAVQEWWEATIPWLKYDDVVANVQTWFTDNLQNITSGVLSTVITVASGLFGGLIVLILMLYFVASLGGIKRAMYQLVPASKRAKFIDISEQISTSVGRYVVGQVALGACNGVLSFLFLTVLGWVLGDPIEYAALLAFIAFLFSLVPLVGTITGSVIITALVWLFDGWPAVLIVGIWYIVYMQVEAYVLSPNIMNRAVKVPGVVVVIAALAGGTLLGILGALVAIPVAASILIIVKQVIIPRQNEL